A genomic segment from Glycine max cultivar Williams 82 chromosome 1, Glycine_max_v4.0, whole genome shotgun sequence encodes:
- the LOC100794712 gene encoding uncharacterized protein LOC100794712 (The RefSeq protein has 1 substitution compared to this genomic sequence), with amino-acid sequence MKKSSGSSQKLGSFLSPGAPNYSEKSIGSQKGWSSERVLLQPSSSNIRNASVANLTPFNSGRTIPSKWDDAERWICSPVSGYSNNKTNSYAQLQQRRPKSKSGPIMPPGTGYYSNYSPTIPLRQGLVVKNFMMGGSPFSTGVLAPDAISLHHYYSHEAVFGHRYDFDNSMQCSSPLLNENSVALPSVSSAPMWSELLCDPSSPNSQDEKRKETKNADDVTSLSKCGKGTQMSPPETENDAPKSSPNSTMDQQNYLSAKLEVRDVEIDREATTVRWSKSHVPKLSLLPGIHSRKSSRTEAKASGLDIADSTLDSSKIQREEAKIVAWESLQKAKAEAEIRKLEMKLEKKKSSSMDKILNKLRRAQMKAEKMRNQITVQEGQQVSNTRKVFSFHKYAQIWSPRSCFGTHALHD; translated from the exons ATGAAGAAGAGTTCTGGTTCCTCCCAGAAACTTGGTTCATTTCTAAGTCCAGGGGCACCAAACTACAGTGAGAAAAGCATTGGGAGCCAAAAGGGGTGGAGCTCAGAGAGGGTGTTGTTGCAGCCTTCAAGCAGCAACATAAGGAATGCTAGTGTAGCTAACTTGACACCCTTTAACAGTGGAAGAACAATACCTTCAAAATGGGATGATGCTGAGAGATGGATTTGTAGCCCCGTTTCAGGCTATTCTAACAACAAAACCAATTCCTATGCACAACTTCAGCAGCGGCGACCGAAATCAAAAAGTGGTCCAATTATGCCTCCAGGAACAGGCTACTACTCCAATTACTCACCCACAATTCCACTGCGCCAAGGTTTGGTAGTGAAGAACTTCATGATGGGTGGTTCTCCTTTTTCAACGGGAGTGTTGGCACCGGATGCTATTTCTCTTCACCATTATTATTCACATGAGGCTGTTTTCGGTCACCGTTATGACTTTGACAATAGTATGCAATGCTCTAGTCCATTGCTCAATGAAAATAGTGTAGCCCTCCCATCAGTGTCTAGTGCACCCATGTGGTCAGAACTGCTATGCGACCCTTCTTCGCCTAATTCTCAAG ATGAGAAACGAAAAGAAACTAAGAATGCGGACGACGTGACATCTCTCTCAAAATGTGACAAAGGCACTCAAATGAGCCCTCCTGAGACTGAGAATGATGCACCAAAATCTTCACCCAATTCGACCATGGATCAACAAAATTACCTTTCTGCAAAGTTAGAGGTCAGAGATGTAGAGATAGACCGTGAGGCTACTACTGTTAGGTGGTCTAAGAGCCATGTACCCAAGCTGAGCTTGCTACCTGGTATACACTCAAGGAAAAGTAGTAGAACGGAAGCCAAAGCTTCAGGTTTGGATATTGCAGACTCAACGTTGGACTCTTCCAA GATTCAGAGGGAGGAAGCCAAAATCGTTGCATGGGAGAGTTTGCAGAAAGCCAAGGCTGAAGCTGAAATACGAAAACTAGAG ATgaaattggaaaagaaaaaatcgTCATCAATGGATAAGATTCTAAACAAGCTGAGAAGGGCGCAGATGAAGGCTGAAAAGATGAGAAACCAAATAACTGTACAAGAGGGTCAGCAGGTTTCCAATACTCGCAAAGTATTTTCATTCCACAAATATGCCCAGATATGGTCTCCAAGGAGCTGCTTCGGCACTCATGCTCTCcatgattaa
- the LOC100795240 gene encoding DAZ-associated protein 1 → MEQRKLVVLGIPWDIDTEGLREYMSKFGELEDCIVMKERSTGRSRGFGYVTFASVDDAKEVLSSEHILGNRTLEVKVATPKEEMRAPVKKVTRIFVARIPQSVTEATFRSHFEKYGEITDLYMPKDQGSKMHRGIGFITFASADSVENLMSETHELGGSAVVVDRATPKDDDFKPIGRMPLPPPTQGGYGAYNAYISAATRYAALGAPTLYDQPGPIYGRGDPSRRTSKKIFVGRLPPEATSDDLRQYFGRFGRILDVYVPRDPKRTGHRGFGFVTFAEDGVADRVSRRSHEICGHQVAIDSATPVDDAGPSGNFMMNSMESFGGYGGPVRSYGRMYGSLDFDDWGYGIGRPSRADWRYRPY, encoded by the exons ATGGAGCAGCGAAAGCTTGTG GTTTTGGGGATTCCGTGGGATATCGATACTGAGGGATTGAGGGAATATATGAGCAAGTTTGGTGAGCTGGAAGATTGCATTGTCATGAAG gagCGGTCAACTGGACGGTCTCGTGGTTTTGGATATGTTACATTTGCTTCAGTGGATGATGCTAAG GAAGTACTATCAAGTGAGCATATTCTTGGTAATAGGACGCTGGAAGTCAAAGTGGCAACACCAAAG GAGGAAATGAGGGCACCGGTCAAAAAAGTTACTAGAATATTTGTAGCCAGGATTCCACAATCAGTAACAGAAGCTACTTTCAGAAG TCATTTTGAGAAATATGGTGAAATAACAGATTTGTACATGCCAAAG GATCAAGGCTCCAAAATGCATCGTGGAATTGGTTTCATCACTTTTGCTAGTGCAG ATTCTGTGGAGAATTTGATGTCAGAAACCCATGAACTGGGAGGTTCTGCTGTGGTGGTTGATCGAGCTACACCTAAG GATGATGACTTTAAGCCAATTGGCAGAATGCCGCTGCCGCCGCCAACACAAGGAGGATATGGCGCATACAATGCTTATATTTCAGCAGCCACTAGATATGCAGCACTTGGTGCTCCTACTTTGTATGACCAACCTGGCCCAATTTATGGAA GAGGAGACCCTTCTCGGAGAACTAGTAAGAAAATTTTTGTTGGCCGTCTTCCCCCAGAAGCAACTTCTGATGATCTTcgtcaatattttggaagatttGGTCGTATATTAGATGTTTATGTTCCAAGg gaTCCTAAGAGAACAGGTCATAGAGGTTTTGGATTTGTTACTTTTGCTGAAGATGGTGTAGCAGATCGCGTCTCTCGAAGGTCTCATGAGATTTGTGGACATCAG GTGGCAATAGATTCGGCTACTCCTGTTGATGATGCAGGGCCCAGTGGGAATTTTATGATGAATAGTATGGAATCTTTTGGGGGATATGGTGGTCCTGTGCGATCTTATGGGAGGATGTATGGTAGCTTAGACTTTGATGAT tGGGGTTATGGAATTGGGAGACCATCAAGAGCAGATTGGAGGTATAGACCATACTAG
- the LOC102666883 gene encoding uncharacterized protein — protein MAHTNSMNSSPRNPIPTREKEVNWFRESQEILDKFFKWLFGVIAFKTTPMGEALFIAHSNVTMLLVLMIVLYFSLWLVGTMLPQRSRIFLIILVCIMMVIASVSSVLVMTIISPLLAWLSVMSWVGIFVLSAYYCYQLLYALVVRAISDTIKQLIDGYRTQSTRLPV, from the exons ATGGCACACACGAATTCTATGAATTCTAGTCCCAGAAATCCAATTCCAACGAG GGAGAAAGAGGTGAATTGGTTCAGGGAGTCACAAGAGATACTTGACAAATTCTTCAAGTGGTTGTTTGGTGTCATTGCCTTCAAGACCACACCAATGGGAGAAGCTTTATTCATAGCACACTCCAATGTCACGATGCTTTTGGTTTTGATGATTGTGCTGTACTTCTCACTGTGGCTGGTGGGAACAATGCTTCCACAGCGTAGTAGGATCTTCCTCATAATCTTAGTCTGCATCATGATGGTGATTGCAAGTGTTTCTTCAGTTTTGGTTATGACCATTATATCTCCACTCCTTGCTTGGCTTAGTGTCATGTCATGGGTTGGCATTTTTGTTTTGTCTGCTTATTACTGTTATCAATTGCTCTATGCATTGGTTGTCCGTGCAATTTCAGATACAATCAAGCAATTGATTGATGGTTACAGGACGCAGAGTACAAGGTTGCCGGTCTAG
- the LOC100795779 gene encoding uncharacterized protein LOC100795779, translating to MASKPKSNGNSKCNKGFADSYMLLNPEDAHFFDLVHVLYSRNLGNRKFVDSNAEGSYEGSFRQRWLIFVSVVLQKLLLLIAKPLSFFGSCVEFFINLLVLNGGFIMIVINFLTGHLVVPDRNAPNYLSCIGNLDARVKLDAITRDDCRYYVSLAMMASKASYENAAYLKSLIKNHWKMEFVRFFDCWNDFQEKATTQVLIVLDKHENRDTYVVAFRGTEPFDADAWCTDLDISWYGIPGIGKMHGGFMKALGLQKNVGWPKEIQRDENLPPLAYYVIRDILRKGLSENPNAKFIITGHSLGGALAILYPTIMFLHDEKLLIERLEGIYTFGQPRVGDEAYAQYMRQKLRENSIRYCRFVYCNDIVPRLPYDDKDLLFKHFGICLFFNRRYELRILEEEPNKNYFSPWCVIPMMFNAVLELIRSFTIAYKNGPHYREGWFLFSFRLVGLLIPGLPAHGPQDYINSTLLGSIEKHFKAD from the exons ATGGCGTCGAAACCGAAATCAAATGGAAATTCCAAATGCAACAAAGGATTCGCTGACAGCTATATGCTGTTGAATCCTGAAGACGCTCATTTCTTCGATCTTGTTCATGTGCTGTATTCCCGTAACTTGGGAAACCGAAAATTTGTGGACAGCAATGCTGAGGGATCTTATGAGGGAAGCTTCCGCCAAAGATGGCTTATATTCGTCTCTGTGGTGCTCCAGAAGCTTCTGTTGCTCATCGCTAAGCCACTTTCGTTCTTTGGCTCTTGCGTTGAGTTCTTCATCAACCTCCTTGTCCTCAACGGTGGCTTCATCATGATCGTTATTAACTTCCTCACAG GTCACCTGGTCGTCCCCGATCGTAATGCACCAAATTATTTGTCTTGCATCGGAAATTTGGACGCGAGAGTAAAGTTGGATGCCATCACGCGTGATGACTGCAGGTACTATGTTTCATTAGCTATGATGGCTTCAAAGGCATCCTATGAGAATGCAGCTTACCTTAAATCTCTAATAAAAAACCACTGGaag ATGGAATTCGTGAGATTTTTTGATTGCTGGAAtg ATTTTCAAGAAAAGGCCACAACCCAAGTCTTGATTGTTTTGGACAAGCATGAGAACCGCGATACTTATGTGGTAGCTTTCCGAGGAACGGAACCctttgatgcagatgcatggtgcACTGACCTTGACATCTCATGGTACGGGATTCCCGGCATTGGAAAAATGCATGGTGGCTTCATGAAAGCCTTAGGGCTACAGAAAAATGTGGGGTGGCCTAAGGAGATTCAAAGGGATGAAAATCTTCCCCCGTTGGCCTACTATGTTATTAGGGACATTCTAAGGAAAGGTTTGAGTGAAAATCCTAATGCAAAGTTTATCATTACGGGTCATAGTTTGGGTGGAGCACTCGCAATCTTGTACCCTACGATCATGTTCTTGCATGATGAGAAGTTGCTGATTGAGAGGTTGGAAGGGATCTACACGTTTGGGCAACCAAGAGTTGGAGATGAAGCATATGCACAGTATATGAGACAAAAATTGAGGGAAAATTCTATCAGGTATTGCAGGTTTGTTTATTGCAATGACATAGTTCCGAGGTTGCCCTATGATGATAAGGACTTGCTCTTCAAGCACTTTGGGATCTGCCTTTTCTTTAACAGGCGCTATGAACTCAGG ATTCTCGAAGAAGAGCCGAATAAGAACTATTTCTCGCCATGGTGTGTGATACCCATGATGTTCAATGCTGTTTTGGAACTAATAAGGAGCTTTACCATAGCGTACAAAAATGGACCTCACTATAGAGAAGGATGGTTTCTCTTTAGTTTCAGGTTGGTTGGTCTGCTGATTCCTGGCTTACCTGCTCACGGTCCACAAGATTATATTAATTCCACTCTTCTGGGATCaattgaaaaacattttaaagcAGATTGA
- the LOC100796649 gene encoding transcription factor HEC2 — MDVDKLKTSTSDSSMDMMMMMMQMEKFPEFCEPFYNNNTTTTTTTTLLYPENEYFLNSTTTTLPVFPNVNNPNVITPPPTTLINPPPPSSNFVLQQPMTPHLEPNPEKKNSVAAMREMIFRVAVMQPVHIDPESIKPPKRRNVKISKDPQSVAARHRRERISERIRILQRLVPGGTKMDTASMLDEAIHYVKFLKKQVQTLEQAGATRPLNVVGFPTTVSNANNNVNYSSFVKSCQPYPMLGSSASKQLLS, encoded by the coding sequence ATGGACGTGGATAAACTGAAAACTTCCACTAGTGACAGCAGCATggacatgatgatgatgatgatgcaaaTGGAAAAGTTCCCTGAATTTTGTGAACCTTTTTATAACAACaacactactactactactactactactcttCTCTACCCAGAAAACGAGTACTTCTTAaactccaccaccaccactctaCCCGTGTTCCCCAACGTCAACAACCCAAACGTTATAACTCCACCACCCACCACTTTGATTAATCCACCACCACCTTCCTCCAATTTCGTTCTACAACAACCCATGACACCTCATCTTGAACCCAACCCGGAGAAGAAGAATTCTGTGGCGGCTATGAGGGAGATGATTTTCCGTGTAGCAGTGATGCAACCTGTTCATATAGACCCGGAATCCATCAAGCCACCGAAGAGAAGGAACGTGAAGATTTCGAAGGATCCTCAGAGTGTGGCGGCGAGACACAGAAGAGAAAGGATAAGCGAGAGAATAAGGATCCTTCAGAGATTAGTTCCCGGTGGGACCAAAATGGACACGGCTTCTATGTTGGATGAGGCCATACACTACGTGAAGTTCTTGAAGAAACAAGTGCAGACGCTGGAACAAGCAGGGGCAACTAGACCCTTGAATGTTGTTGGCTTCCCTACTACTGTGTCCAACGCcaataataatgttaattattCTAGTTTTGTGAAGAGTTGCCAACCTTATCCAATGCTGGGTTCTTCAGCTTCTAAACAATTGCTCAGTTGA
- the LOC100527368 gene encoding RALF domain-containing protein precursor has protein sequence MASSLPLLNLLTLALSLLFCIALTSEVGVQAQMEETGLNLMSEALEWPTAMSLYDEDSEEEDVQNGYSRRSLFWRRMKYYISYGALSANRIPCPPRSGRSYYTHNCYRARGPVHPYSRGCSVITRCRR, from the coding sequence ATggcttcttctcttcctcttctcAACCTTCTTACCCTCGCTCTGTCACTACTCTTCTGCATTGCCTTAACTTCCGAGGTTGGCGTGCAGGCGCAGATGGAGGAGACAGGCTTGAACCTCATGTCGGAGGCGTTGGAGTGGCCAACCGCAATGTCGCTCTACGACGAAGACAGCGAAGAAGAGGATGTCCAGAACGGTTACAGTCGGAGATCGTTGTTCTGGCGGAGGATGAAGTACTACATCTCCTACGGCGCTCTTTCCGCGAACCGAATCCCGTGCCCACCTCGTTCTGGTAGATCTTACTACACCCACAACTGCTACAGGGCCCGAGGCCCCGTTCACCCTTACTCCAGAGGCTGCTCTGTCATCACGCGCTGCCGGAGATGA